CAGGTAAAATACCGCGAACTCTCCCCCGCTGTAAGATGATGCTTTTCCTTCACTTCCAAGCATATCGAGGATCGAATAAGTCTTTCCCTTCACCTCGATGAGCAAATCATCCGTAATGATGCCAGAACTTGCCATCAGTCCGTCCACAGGACTCACAGCCTGTTCATCACTGTGTTGGATGACCCTTGCATCCTCCTTCAGATTTCGGATAAAGAAGTCGTGCAGCGTTTTATAATCACTGACATCCCCGGCTATTTCATCAACATTGATTTTGTATGTCTTGATGAATGATGAAATAACCGGACGGCTCAATGGCGATTGAACGAACTTCCTGATAAGAAAGGAAGACCATTTTTTATTCGTCAGTTCAATAAATAGTCGATAAATGGATTGCTTCATATCAGTACTCCTTACAAAATTCTAAAAAACGATTATCTTTAACAGTTTAATAAGTATATAATAAAATATTGTTATATACTATATGAATAACCATCTTTTTTCATCAAAGGGCAACCTTTGCCCGTGTTAACAGGCTTATGCCCCTCCCTGATGAGAAGCATAAGCCATCAATCATGTTCAAAAGTGAACAAATATATCTTATAAGGAGTGAGTCTTGATTGTTTCTCTCCGGCGTCATCGATCAAACGTTCAAGAAAATCAAAACACAAACAGCGAATCTTATTACTTTATCCAACCTGTCCCTAGGTGGATTTGCCATCATTTCTATCCTTCATGATCAATTAAATTTAAGTTTATTGCTCATTTTCATCGCTGCCCTGACAGACAGATTCGA
The nucleotide sequence above comes from Bacillus sp. KH172YL63. Encoded proteins:
- a CDS encoding phosphatidylserine decarboxylase, producing the protein MKQSIYRLFIELTNKKWSSFLIRKFVQSPLSRPVISSFIKTYKINVDEIAGDVSDYKTLHDFFIRNLKEDARVIQHSDEQAVSPVDGLMASSGIITDDLLIEVKGKTYSILDMLGSEGKASSYSGGEFAVFYLSPANYHRIHSPVSGTVLSRWSLGDHSYPVNELGLKYGKEALSKNFRSITELQTKGGKVAVVKVGAMFVNCVDYVHENKEWKQGEEVAYFSFGSTVILLFEKNSFAFQEERTVPRNVTVGETIGDFIR